One genomic region from Acaryochloris thomasi RCC1774 encodes:
- a CDS encoding GIY-YIG nuclease family protein → MTDQPSLFSDDQLHQIRASRFRSREPVAQISAYALKSWKQRVHNFQDQIQLSAPVQQGSLFDLAPPHADPDSIDPFQLPQQNTEFWKGAFEDVGVAALYFVLDQTDSLLLYVGETCHSNTRWKGEHDCKRYLQNYVAAHRPHDLSVAVSIGFWRDAPAETKPRQQLEQALIQKWRAPFNKENWRHWGTPFVGGKK, encoded by the coding sequence ATGACTGATCAGCCCTCTCTGTTCTCGGATGACCAACTACACCAGATCCGTGCCAGTCGGTTCCGTAGCCGTGAACCCGTCGCTCAGATCAGCGCCTACGCCCTCAAAAGCTGGAAGCAGCGAGTCCACAATTTTCAAGATCAGATTCAACTAAGCGCACCGGTACAGCAAGGTTCTCTTTTTGACCTTGCCCCACCCCATGCAGACCCTGACAGTATTGACCCATTCCAGCTCCCCCAGCAAAACACCGAGTTCTGGAAGGGGGCATTCGAAGATGTTGGCGTCGCCGCCCTCTATTTCGTCCTCGATCAAACCGATTCGCTACTGCTCTATGTCGGAGAGACCTGTCACTCCAATACTCGCTGGAAAGGTGAGCATGACTGCAAGCGCTATCTACAGAACTACGTAGCGGCCCATCGCCCCCATGATTTGTCCGTTGCGGTCAGCATTGGCTTCTGGCGCGATGCCCCAGCGGAGACGAAGCCCCGGCAGCAGCTAGAGCAGGCTTTGATTCAAAAGTGGCGCGCTCCCTTTAACAAAGAGAACTGGCGACATTGGGGAACGCCGTTTGTCGGCGGTAAAAAGTAG
- a CDS encoding GNAT family N-acetyltransferase translates to MKLYQGQNIQRFCDRTYDVLLQSQAEHNLLLAILQTLERRSQTDDALPYLAWIEENQAVQSIAVHIPRRNVVLSKMSEVETALFAEDISRSGRWPPGVAGLPDEVQIFVQTWQQLTQQPAWVAMEMYVHQLTQVKSIVPCRGRLRVAESCDRNQVLAWSQAFDQEAFGQVQAWTEQVVDRQLQQENIYLWEDDKPVSMAMGRGSTPGGGHLGPVYTPPEYRRQGYATACVTALSQRLLDQGHSSCFLFTDQANSTSNHIYQAIGYQRRCDWLDYRFGKPN, encoded by the coding sequence ATGAAGCTCTATCAAGGCCAGAATATTCAGCGGTTTTGCGATCGCACCTATGATGTCTTGCTTCAGTCTCAAGCTGAGCACAATTTGCTGCTTGCTATTTTGCAGACGTTGGAGCGGCGATCTCAAACCGATGACGCTTTGCCTTACCTGGCATGGATTGAAGAGAACCAGGCTGTTCAGAGCATTGCCGTTCATATACCGCGCCGCAATGTGGTGCTTTCTAAGATGTCTGAGGTTGAGACAGCTCTTTTTGCAGAAGATATCTCTAGGTCTGGACGATGGCCTCCCGGTGTGGCAGGGTTACCCGATGAGGTGCAGATATTTGTGCAGACTTGGCAGCAGCTTACGCAGCAACCTGCTTGGGTAGCAATGGAAATGTATGTCCATCAGCTAACGCAGGTCAAATCGATTGTGCCCTGTCGCGGACGGCTGCGGGTGGCGGAGAGTTGCGATCGCAACCAAGTCCTTGCTTGGTCTCAGGCCTTTGATCAAGAGGCATTTGGCCAAGTCCAAGCCTGGACCGAGCAAGTAGTCGACCGCCAGCTCCAGCAAGAGAACATTTACCTTTGGGAAGACGACAAACCCGTCTCAATGGCAATGGGACGTGGCTCAACACCTGGGGGAGGGCACCTTGGTCCGGTCTATACGCCACCCGAATATCGCCGTCAAGGCTACGCAACAGCCTGCGTGACAGCTCTCAGTCAGCGTTTATTAGATCAGGGGCATTCGTCCTGCTTTCTCTTCACTGATCAGGCCAACTCCACCTCCAATCACATCTACCAAGCGATTGGCTATCAGCGCAGATGTGACTGGCTTGACTATCGGTTTGGCAAACCAAACTAA
- the recN gene encoding DNA repair protein RecN yields the protein MLLSLQIENFALIDSLTLEFGAGLNVLTGETGAGKSIILDAIDIILGGKISDRILRTGSHRALLEASFQLSPILKDWLTAAEIDELDDGVLICSREISNQQEKLRSRSRVNGVVINKQQMAGLREHLVDITAQGQTVHLGRANRQRDWLDHFGGAKVLDLRRTVALAFAQFQQAQQALEQYRANDQQRLQQIDLLKYQLEDLEQAQLTEADEQDNLIQESQRLGHSVELQLQSQQVYEALYEQEQGAACSDLLGKAEATLTEMGTYDAQIQPILELVQEALTQVQEAGLQINAYGADLETDPQRLQDVEDRLTQLKQICRKYGPTLADAIAHHQRISAELAVLGGDEQSLEGLEQRYQVSQKELTEACVQLTQLRQAAAQTLADRLLLELKPLAMDKVQFQVALQPTAPAAHGSDLIQFLFSPNPGEPLQPVSETASGGEMSRFLLALKACFSQIEDVDTLVFDEIDVGVSGQVAQSIATKLHALGKHHQVLCVTHQPIVAAMADQHFQVAKQVLDAEQAHERTVVRVTALEAPERRQALAEIAGGQSAEGALPFVDTLLQEATALRQGKKKRGKKALDKTTSRQKSVRS from the coding sequence ATGCTGCTGTCGTTGCAAATTGAAAATTTTGCGCTCATTGATAGCCTCACTCTAGAGTTTGGGGCTGGTTTAAATGTCTTGACAGGTGAGACAGGTGCAGGCAAATCGATTATTCTGGACGCCATTGATATTATTTTGGGCGGCAAGATTAGCGATCGCATCCTCCGCACCGGCAGCCACCGCGCACTTCTAGAGGCCAGCTTCCAGCTCAGCCCTATTCTGAAGGACTGGCTCACCGCCGCTGAAATTGATGAACTCGATGACGGTGTCCTAATCTGCAGTCGAGAGATCTCGAACCAGCAGGAGAAGCTTCGCAGTCGGTCTCGGGTGAACGGTGTTGTGATAAACAAGCAGCAGATGGCCGGACTCCGGGAACATCTGGTGGATATTACGGCCCAAGGCCAGACGGTCCACTTAGGGCGGGCCAATCGCCAGCGAGACTGGCTCGACCACTTTGGAGGGGCCAAAGTCCTCGATCTACGGCGAACGGTGGCGCTCGCTTTTGCCCAGTTTCAGCAGGCACAGCAGGCTCTAGAGCAGTATCGTGCCAACGATCAGCAGCGACTGCAGCAGATTGATTTGCTCAAGTATCAGCTAGAGGATTTAGAACAGGCCCAGTTAACAGAAGCTGACGAGCAAGACAATCTAATCCAGGAATCCCAGCGTCTCGGCCACAGCGTCGAACTGCAGCTTCAGAGTCAGCAGGTTTATGAAGCCCTCTATGAACAAGAACAGGGCGCGGCCTGCTCCGATCTCTTGGGCAAGGCCGAGGCGACGCTAACGGAAATGGGCACCTACGATGCTCAAATTCAGCCCATCTTAGAGCTGGTGCAGGAAGCGTTAACGCAAGTGCAAGAAGCAGGACTGCAGATTAATGCCTATGGTGCTGACTTGGAGACCGATCCCCAGCGCTTGCAGGATGTTGAAGATCGGCTGACGCAGCTCAAGCAGATTTGTCGAAAATACGGGCCGACCCTGGCTGATGCCATTGCTCACCATCAGCGGATCTCGGCGGAGCTAGCGGTCCTCGGCGGCGATGAACAGTCTTTAGAGGGACTGGAGCAGCGCTATCAGGTCTCCCAAAAAGAACTTACTGAAGCCTGCGTCCAACTGACCCAGCTCCGGCAAGCTGCAGCCCAGACGCTAGCAGACCGGCTGCTCTTAGAGCTAAAGCCACTGGCAATGGATAAGGTACAGTTCCAGGTTGCTCTACAGCCTACGGCCCCGGCGGCTCACGGCAGCGATCTGATTCAGTTTTTGTTTAGCCCCAACCCTGGTGAACCGCTACAGCCAGTGTCTGAAACCGCTTCAGGAGGAGAAATGAGCCGATTCCTGCTAGCGCTTAAGGCCTGCTTCTCACAAATCGAAGACGTAGATACCTTGGTGTTTGACGAAATTGATGTGGGGGTCTCGGGGCAGGTGGCGCAGTCCATTGCGACTAAGCTTCATGCCCTCGGTAAACATCATCAGGTTCTGTGTGTAACGCACCAGCCCATTGTGGCGGCGATGGCCGACCAGCATTTTCAAGTGGCGAAGCAGGTTTTAGATGCCGAGCAGGCCCACGAGCGAACCGTTGTTCGAGTGACGGCGCTGGAGGCTCCCGAGCGGCGACAGGCACTGGCCGAAATTGCTGGAGGACAGTCTGCTGAGGGGGCGCTTCCTTTCGTTGATACGCTGCTTCAGGAGGCGACTGCACTGAGGCAGGGCAAGAAAAAGCGGGGTAAAAAAGCGCTCGATAAAACCACTAGTCGCCAGAAGTCGGTGCGATCTTGA
- the gghA gene encoding glucosylglycerol hydrolase, with amino-acid sequence MAKSSSKLTLVKDETLALLDWALEITNSDALSFTKGQRLATRLGAHYRPDGLTEIGFWTPELAGEIMLSERDIYLEVFTPLEPIDFRAPEQQVSMRCDRLPLVQQGEYVWGVVAGLQPGRRDQAGSLYWLRYRDAQLQIYVVRDLLAYSLPYGVFAPAELYDLNSLHEGRADLDYFKETGVETHAAAGLLASDLEEESVVIPRVEAPRCMLQLHARTASPEGTIEGLNKLYKNIATKIEKGKKLTSAEQNYIGYDAIQLLPIEPPIEYRYEGNNTVHEFFALSEVKKAKVWVTLRKPNTQNWGYDIPIAGSAAVSPSMLGSLRPDELIDFAATLHTFPSGPIQLIYDLVYGHADNQCEELLNRQYLKGPNMYGQDLNHQLPPVRAILLEMQRRKINTGADGIRVDGGQDFKFFNPLSGIVEYDDAYLQAMGDVIQDVGGYQRLMFTIYEDGRPWPQEGWEETSTYRDLIEIKPESFQWGPLIFAHNTPALEGFWDQKWSRVCEVMFQGENWITGCANHDTVRRGNQVDPAGPINWNLGSTLVEVLNNAYDNPAITLWVLGFSPGLPMEFLNAHFRGGWGFFRNTDERYAVKVVSEEAGVLDWQVDDDLYEQPNFFKALKDLGFTELGPLRGFTRALQIAMSQTHYDLDTIAEVCQRCLGGGAGECDLEAIKDLKHPTAPSFLQDLDVPKLQQFAKAFMKDVHEFANVSHWHANLQSEQVAFNLALRQFRIEHPWLIKNLSGTDRFNHISGEDHTLFYGLRTQPTDETDESQSRQFAMITHMGGEPATATLGDWLQLDLEEWQVVFKTPGLEIGDSAKDLQTFELQDSQGLLLTKIIE; translated from the coding sequence ATGGCGAAATCTTCATCCAAGCTAACGCTCGTGAAAGATGAGACGTTAGCTCTGCTGGACTGGGCTTTAGAGATCACGAATTCGGATGCGCTTAGCTTTACGAAGGGGCAGCGTTTAGCTACTCGTTTGGGCGCTCATTACCGTCCTGATGGCCTGACAGAGATTGGCTTCTGGACGCCGGAATTGGCGGGTGAAATCATGCTGTCCGAGCGCGACATCTATCTAGAAGTGTTTACGCCCCTAGAGCCGATTGACTTCCGGGCGCCTGAGCAGCAGGTCTCGATGCGTTGCGATCGCCTCCCCTTAGTGCAGCAGGGGGAATATGTCTGGGGGGTTGTGGCGGGTCTTCAGCCCGGTCGTCGCGATCAGGCGGGTTCGCTGTATTGGCTGCGATACCGAGATGCTCAGCTTCAGATATATGTCGTGCGAGATCTGCTGGCCTACTCCTTGCCCTACGGGGTCTTTGCGCCAGCTGAACTTTATGATCTCAATTCCCTGCACGAAGGACGTGCCGATCTAGATTACTTTAAAGAGACCGGGGTTGAAACCCATGCCGCAGCAGGATTGCTGGCCTCTGACCTAGAAGAAGAGTCCGTCGTCATTCCTCGCGTTGAAGCGCCGCGCTGTATGCTGCAGCTACATGCGAGGACTGCTAGTCCTGAAGGGACAATTGAAGGGCTTAATAAGCTCTATAAGAACATTGCAACCAAGATCGAAAAGGGTAAGAAGCTCACTTCTGCAGAACAAAATTACATTGGCTATGACGCTATTCAGCTCTTGCCGATAGAGCCACCTATTGAATATCGATACGAGGGCAACAACACCGTTCACGAGTTTTTTGCCCTCTCTGAGGTTAAGAAGGCCAAGGTTTGGGTCACTTTGCGAAAGCCCAACACCCAAAACTGGGGCTATGACATTCCTATTGCCGGGTCTGCCGCAGTTAGTCCCTCGATGCTGGGTAGCTTAAGGCCTGATGAGCTAATTGACTTCGCAGCAACGCTACACACTTTCCCAAGCGGTCCGATCCAGCTTATTTACGATTTAGTCTACGGTCATGCTGACAACCAGTGTGAAGAACTGCTCAATCGTCAGTACCTTAAGGGCCCCAATATGTATGGGCAAGATCTAAACCATCAGCTTCCCCCCGTGCGCGCCATTCTGCTAGAGATGCAGCGGCGAAAAATCAATACTGGGGCTGACGGTATCCGCGTGGATGGCGGTCAAGACTTCAAGTTCTTCAACCCACTGTCGGGCATTGTGGAGTACGACGATGCCTATCTGCAGGCGATGGGCGATGTGATTCAGGATGTGGGCGGCTATCAGCGACTGATGTTTACGATCTATGAAGATGGTCGTCCCTGGCCGCAGGAAGGATGGGAAGAGACTTCAACCTATCGAGATTTAATTGAAATTAAGCCCGAGTCCTTTCAGTGGGGACCGCTCATTTTTGCCCACAACACCCCAGCCCTGGAAGGCTTTTGGGACCAGAAGTGGTCGCGGGTTTGTGAGGTAATGTTCCAGGGTGAAAACTGGATTACCGGATGTGCCAATCATGACACCGTGCGTCGAGGGAATCAGGTAGATCCGGCCGGACCTATCAACTGGAATCTGGGTTCAACGCTGGTTGAGGTGTTGAACAATGCTTACGATAATCCGGCGATTACGCTGTGGGTGTTGGGCTTTAGTCCGGGCTTGCCGATGGAGTTCTTGAACGCGCATTTTCGGGGCGGATGGGGCTTTTTCCGTAATACCGATGAGCGCTATGCCGTGAAGGTGGTCTCAGAAGAAGCCGGTGTGCTGGACTGGCAGGTGGATGATGACCTTTATGAGCAACCGAATTTTTTCAAGGCGTTGAAAGACCTAGGATTTACAGAGTTAGGGCCTCTGAGAGGCTTTACACGAGCGCTCCAGATTGCGATGAGCCAGACGCACTATGATCTCGACACCATTGCTGAAGTTTGTCAGCGGTGTCTAGGGGGAGGCGCGGGCGAGTGTGATCTTGAAGCGATTAAAGACTTAAAGCATCCCACTGCACCAAGCTTTTTACAGGACCTTGATGTGCCCAAACTGCAGCAGTTTGCGAAGGCATTTATGAAGGATGTGCATGAGTTTGCCAACGTCAGCCATTGGCACGCTAATCTTCAGTCAGAGCAGGTGGCGTTTAATTTAGCTCTCCGTCAGTTTCGGATAGAGCACCCTTGGCTTATCAAAAATCTATCCGGGACTGATCGGTTCAACCATATTAGCGGTGAGGATCATACGCTTTTCTATGGGTTGAGAACACAGCCAACCGACGAGACTGATGAGTCTCAGTCTAGACAGTTTGCCATGATTACTCACATGGGCGGAGAACCCGCCACAGCGACTCTGGGGGATTGGCTACAGCTTGATCTAGAGGAATGGCAGGTTGTATTCAAAACCCCTGGCCTAGAGATTGGTGACTCAGCAAAAGATTTACAGACATTTGAGCTTCAGGACAGTCAGGGCTTGTTGCTGACTAAGATTATTGAGTAA
- the glpK gene encoding glycerol kinase GlpK, which yields MSTAEYVMALDLGTTGNRAILFDAAGEPLTQAYRELPQHYPKPGWVEHDARDIWRDTRWAMQDVLQQANVEASQVAAIGLTVQRETCLLWDKNTGQPLHNAIVWQDRRTADRCQKLAEHTKEIYDRTGLVLDAYFSATKLAWLLDYAREQKVDLSNVLAGTIDTWALWNLTGGKVHATDHSNASRTMLLNLEKREWDQHLLDIFDIPRHILPRLQPSLGEFGRTDAELLGTELPIAAIFGDQQAALFAHGCDRPGLLKCTYGTGCFLVTQTGNEITRSQHKLLSTIAWSRGDAPVHYALEGSMFTAGACVQWLRDGLKLISSAEETEGLAKQVDDNGGVYFVPALSGLGAPHWDMDARGAFFGITRGVQREHMVRSVLEAIAFQAREVVEAVNEDCGDPIQMLKVDGGACQNDFLMQMQADVLGIPVERPAVLDATAQGAAFGAGLAVGFWQDYQQLVNDRKIDRVFEPGAGAAQAQKNFKTWQKAVDRSKNWIEAE from the coding sequence ATGTCTACCGCAGAGTATGTCATGGCCCTGGATCTAGGCACGACAGGTAATCGAGCCATCCTTTTTGATGCTGCGGGTGAGCCATTGACCCAAGCTTACAGAGAGCTGCCGCAGCACTACCCTAAGCCTGGATGGGTTGAGCATGATGCCCGCGATATTTGGCGAGACACGCGCTGGGCAATGCAGGATGTTCTGCAGCAGGCCAATGTGGAAGCCAGTCAGGTGGCGGCGATCGGTCTAACGGTACAGCGCGAGACCTGTCTGCTGTGGGATAAGAACACGGGGCAGCCTCTACACAATGCAATCGTTTGGCAGGATCGTCGAACGGCAGATCGGTGCCAGAAGCTCGCTGAGCATACGAAGGAAATTTACGATCGCACCGGTCTAGTCCTTGACGCCTATTTCTCGGCCACCAAACTGGCGTGGCTTCTGGATTATGCGAGGGAACAGAAGGTTGATCTCAGCAACGTGCTCGCAGGAACAATCGACACTTGGGCACTGTGGAATCTAACGGGCGGTAAGGTCCACGCCACAGATCACAGCAATGCTAGCCGCACAATGTTGCTCAATTTAGAGAAGCGAGAATGGGATCAGCATTTACTCGATATCTTTGATATTCCACGCCATATTTTGCCGCGGCTTCAGCCCAGCCTGGGTGAGTTTGGCCGCACAGATGCTGAGCTGCTAGGGACTGAGCTTCCGATTGCAGCGATCTTTGGTGATCAGCAGGCGGCACTGTTTGCCCACGGTTGCGATCGCCCTGGCCTGCTCAAATGCACCTACGGTACTGGCTGTTTCTTGGTAACTCAGACGGGGAATGAAATAACGAGATCGCAACACAAACTCCTGTCCACAATCGCCTGGAGTCGAGGTGATGCCCCCGTTCACTATGCTCTAGAAGGCAGCATGTTCACTGCCGGAGCCTGCGTTCAATGGCTCAGAGACGGCCTTAAGCTGATCAGCAGTGCTGAAGAAACGGAAGGACTCGCAAAACAAGTAGACGACAATGGCGGCGTCTATTTCGTTCCAGCACTCAGCGGTCTTGGTGCTCCTCACTGGGATATGGATGCCCGAGGTGCATTTTTTGGAATTACGCGGGGCGTACAGCGGGAGCATATGGTGCGGTCTGTGTTGGAAGCGATTGCCTTTCAGGCCCGAGAAGTGGTGGAGGCCGTCAATGAAGACTGCGGCGACCCCATTCAAATGCTGAAGGTCGATGGCGGTGCCTGTCAGAATGATTTTCTAATGCAGATGCAGGCCGATGTTTTGGGTATTCCGGTCGAACGCCCTGCAGTGTTAGACGCTACGGCTCAGGGAGCTGCTTTCGGGGCTGGCTTGGCTGTGGGCTTTTGGCAAGACTATCAACAATTGGTCAATGACCGTAAGATTGATAGAGTCTTCGAGCCGGGGGCTGGAGCGGCTCAAGCGCAGAAGAATTTTAAAACTTGGCAAAAAGCTGTGGATCGTTCTAAGAACTGGATTGAAGCAGAGTAG
- the coaE gene encoding dephospho-CoA kinase (Dephospho-CoA kinase (CoaE) performs the final step in coenzyme A biosynthesis.) — MKKFPLVAPRKAQDAMPMQRIIGLTGGIATGKTTVADYLATQYALPILDADHYAREAVQPGSPILQQICDRNGPSILQADGTLDRQRLGDLIFSNSEERQWLEEQIHPFVCDRIHQILQLHLQEPIVVLVIPLLFEAQMTHLVSEIWVVHCHPEQQKQRLMARNQLTPTQAEARIKSQIALTEKIAQATVALDNSKDAATLLRQVDQAIKIAPTSGD, encoded by the coding sequence ATGAAAAAATTTCCTTTAGTTGCGCCTAGAAAGGCTCAAGATGCGATGCCTATGCAGCGGATTATCGGTCTAACGGGTGGGATTGCAACGGGTAAGACGACGGTGGCTGATTATTTAGCAACTCAGTATGCGCTGCCCATTTTAGATGCTGATCACTATGCGCGGGAAGCGGTACAGCCTGGTAGTCCTATTCTGCAGCAGATTTGCGATCGCAACGGTCCCTCTATCCTTCAGGCTGATGGCACCCTTGACCGCCAGCGCCTGGGAGATCTCATTTTTTCAAATTCAGAAGAACGTCAGTGGCTAGAGGAACAGATTCATCCCTTTGTTTGCGATCGCATCCACCAAATCCTCCAACTTCACCTTCAAGAACCGATTGTCGTCCTCGTCATCCCGCTTTTATTTGAAGCCCAGATGACCCACCTCGTCTCAGAAATCTGGGTTGTGCATTGCCACCCCGAACAACAAAAACAGCGGCTCATGGCTCGCAATCAGCTCACCCCAACACAAGCCGAGGCCCGTATTAAAAGTCAAATAGCCCTGACAGAAAAGATCGCTCAAGCCACTGTTGCCTTGGACAATTCTAAGGATGCAGCCACGCTGCTGCGACAGGTGGATCAGGCCATCAAGATCGCACCGACTTCTGGCGACTAG
- a CDS encoding class I SAM-dependent methyltransferase, protein MFEQQPETLRQTVQQLSATASTDPTGWFDVLYQKAQGDTAQVPWAKLAPHPYLQDWLSQQSQLQAPTSALVIGCGLGDDAERLQELGYGVRAFDVSPTAIAWCQKRFPQSDVHYAVADLLNLESNWEPAEFVFECRNIQALPLEVRSQAIQSISRLVAPQGTLLVVTRLREDEAAPEGPPWPLSESELAEFAKQGLKEVNRAQFLEGDPAITQVRIEYRR, encoded by the coding sequence ATGTTCGAACAGCAACCCGAGACCTTACGGCAAACAGTTCAGCAATTATCAGCAACAGCATCAACTGATCCGACTGGTTGGTTTGATGTTCTTTATCAGAAAGCTCAGGGTGATACAGCTCAGGTTCCTTGGGCGAAGCTGGCTCCCCATCCCTATCTTCAGGATTGGTTGAGTCAGCAATCCCAGCTTCAAGCCCCAACCTCTGCACTGGTTATTGGCTGTGGTCTGGGAGATGATGCTGAGCGATTACAAGAACTTGGTTATGGAGTCAGAGCGTTTGATGTTTCGCCCACGGCGATCGCATGGTGCCAAAAACGCTTTCCGCAGTCTGATGTTCACTACGCTGTCGCCGATCTCCTGAATTTAGAATCCAACTGGGAACCGGCTGAGTTTGTCTTTGAATGCCGCAATATTCAAGCGCTGCCGCTGGAGGTGCGATCTCAAGCCATCCAATCCATCTCAAGACTCGTCGCCCCTCAAGGGACACTCCTTGTTGTTACCCGTCTCCGTGAAGATGAAGCAGCGCCGGAGGGTCCGCCCTGGCCGTTATCAGAGTCAGAACTAGCCGAATTTGCAAAGCAAGGTCTCAAAGAAGTCAACCGAGCGCAATTTCTTGAAGGTGATCCAGCTATCACCCAAGTTCGCATTGAGTACCGTCGTTAG
- a CDS encoding FHA domain-containing protein: MGTSFTPQLIIHNATGASIISLEDQDVWTVGRGPENDIILDEHTVSRHHAKIQHQGPGEYRVADVGSGNGSFVNGKRIVMSHILQHGDRLTMGRIQLEFQGSRLEEALPSPPRKTILMLHSSALQSKVWQEVLTSQGVAVAHLNPSTNLSNLLTHRAASQDLPDLLLLDMTGIRDNPYHFCRWCRDTYPQIKVVLMSGKRTEVSDSERKWAIHQGAIDLLAGFPEPQLFNNLIVVTTKVKSVLQILDWPEIQQQKLLDALLAIQTLRKQSPRY; this comes from the coding sequence ATGGGTACCTCGTTTACACCACAACTGATTATCCACAACGCCACAGGGGCATCAATCATTTCCCTGGAGGATCAAGATGTATGGACCGTGGGGCGAGGGCCAGAGAATGACATCATTCTCGATGAGCATACGGTGTCTCGTCACCATGCAAAAATTCAGCATCAAGGTCCAGGAGAGTATCGCGTTGCAGATGTAGGCAGCGGCAACGGATCCTTTGTAAATGGCAAGCGCATTGTCATGTCTCATATCCTCCAGCACGGCGATCGGCTGACGATGGGGCGCATTCAGCTTGAGTTTCAGGGAAGTCGCCTCGAAGAGGCGCTGCCGTCTCCGCCCCGCAAAACGATACTGATGCTGCATTCTTCAGCCTTGCAAAGTAAAGTATGGCAAGAGGTTCTTACCTCACAGGGTGTTGCCGTTGCCCATCTCAACCCCAGTACTAATCTGTCCAATTTATTAACCCACAGAGCAGCCTCTCAGGATCTCCCAGATTTACTTTTGCTAGATATGACCGGAATTCGAGATAATCCCTATCATTTCTGCCGTTGGTGCCGAGACACTTACCCCCAAATTAAAGTTGTCCTGATGAGCGGTAAGCGCACTGAAGTCTCAGACTCAGAGCGCAAATGGGCTATTCACCAGGGAGCGATTGATCTGTTGGCAGGGTTCCCTGAACCCCAGTTATTCAACAATCTGATTGTTGTCACCACAAAGGTTAAAAGCGTCCTCCAGATTCTGGACTGGCCCGAGATTCAGCAGCAGAAGCTTCTCGATGCTCTCCTCGCTATTCAGACACTCCGCAAGCAGTCGCCTCGCTATTAA
- a CDS encoding GNAT family N-acetyltransferase, with amino-acid sequence MSQAGELGNMWLETQRLVLRELRKEDVQDLAPILADPKVMTFSPTGVVSISQTQEKVESFIACYREFGFGKWAVLLKDHQKLIGYYGLAVKQIDGNNEKELGYRLDSELWGQGLATEGASAAIQYGFEQFKLPYILGIVERENTASIRVLEKIGMRYKRTTIFHEVEMDVYRVDAPDFILD; translated from the coding sequence GTGTCTCAGGCTGGGGAACTAGGCAATATGTGGCTAGAGACTCAGCGGCTTGTTCTTCGAGAACTTCGGAAAGAAGACGTCCAAGATCTTGCACCGATACTTGCAGATCCAAAAGTCATGACGTTTTCTCCAACTGGCGTTGTTTCGATCAGCCAGACGCAAGAAAAAGTTGAAAGTTTTATCGCCTGCTACAGAGAATTTGGATTTGGTAAATGGGCGGTTCTTCTCAAGGATCATCAGAAATTAATTGGCTATTACGGACTAGCCGTGAAGCAAATAGATGGCAATAATGAGAAAGAATTGGGGTATCGGCTAGATTCCGAGCTTTGGGGGCAGGGTTTAGCAACTGAAGGTGCGTCAGCAGCAATTCAATATGGATTTGAGCAGTTCAAGCTTCCATACATCCTCGGCATTGTAGAACGGGAAAATACGGCGTCAATTAGGGTGCTTGAAAAAATAGGTATGCGATACAAGAGAACAACGATTTTTCATGAAGTAGAAATGGATGTGTATCGAGTCGATGCTCCTGATTTCATACTGGATTGA